A part of Astyanax mexicanus isolate ESR-SI-001 chromosome 2, AstMex3_surface, whole genome shotgun sequence genomic DNA contains:
- the LOC125793887 gene encoding scavenger receptor cysteine-rich type 1 protein M130-like, with translation MDDVNCSGSESSVKHCRSAGWVEQICNRLAGVICSGVRLVGRSRCSGRVEVLHGESWVTVCDADFDQQGAEVVCRELGCGSPVEVLGAAAFGRGEGQVWSEELQCRGSESQIHFCPKSSSLKHNCSHENDVGLACSGSSLASHEGGVRLSGGMECEGEVEVFFRQDWRRVLLDSWSESEASVVCRQLGCGSVLNISSSSSSSPEHSYMCVTGFNCSGSEAHLRNCSSSQAVNCSSTVQLYITCSGTSNTVHSSIRLVGSGGDCAGRLEVFHSGSWGTVSDELWDIEDAQVVCRQLQCGVALSAPVPVPARFGSGTGPIWLNEVECEGNEVSLWNCRYQLCGEDECGHKDDVGVVCSENGNTLDLTNWLCDSSPHERPCSNSQPQTRRIILPQTPPPAVPSIYPVSLLVLGSVLFLALVLLVVLFYQNRVLRRVISKRRKTSAEPVYEEIDTRLIPKRITVSTEKNMLEIYDDVMEVTAGHIAAVKVPPTSLHWTGYIFLESSWSDLQT, from the exons atggatgatgtgaactgtagtggatcagagtcttcagtgaagcactgtagatcagctggatgggtggaacaaatttgtaatcgacttgctggagtcatctgttcag gggtcagattggtgggcagatctcgctgctctgggagagtggaggttcttcatggagagagctgggtcacagtgtgtgatgctgactttgaccagcagggtgcagaggttgtgtgtcgagagctgggctgtggttctcctgtggaggttctgggagcagctgcttttggtagaggggagggtcaggtgtggtcagaggagcttcagtgtagaggcagcgaatcacagattcacttctgtccaaaatcatcttcactcaaacacaactgctcccatgaaaatgatgtgggactggcatgttctg gttcttctctggcgtctcatgagggaggagtgcggttgtctggaggaatggagtgtgagggggaggtggaggtgttcttcaggcaggactggaggagagttctgctggactcctggagtgagtctgaggcctctgtggtctgcagacagctgggctgtggttctgtactcaacatctccagctcctcttcatccagtcctgaacacagctacatgtgtgtgacgggtttcaactgctctgggagtgaagctcatctgaggaactgcagcagctcacaagcagttaactgcagctccacagtacagctctacatcacctgctctg gtacatctaacacagtccacagctccatcaggctggttggttctgggggagactgtgcaggaaggctggaggttttccacagtggatcatgggggacagtgagtgatgaattgtgggatattgaggatgcgcaggtggtctgcagacagctgcagtgtggagtcgccctcagtgctccagtaccagtaccagcccggtttggatctggaactggacccatttggctgaatgaggtggagtgtgaggggaacgaggtgtctctgtggaactgcagatatcagctgtgtggagaggatgaatgtggacacaaggatgatgtaggagtcgtgtgctcag agaatggaaatacactagatttgacaaattggctgtgtgattcatctcctcatgagagaccgtgctcaa attctcaaccacagacaagaagaatcatacttccacaaactcctccaccagctgttccctccatctatccagtgtctctcctggttctgggatctgtgctcttcctggccttagtgcttctggttgtgctgttttatcagaacagagtgctcaggagag tgatctctaagaggaggaagacttcagctgagcctgtctatgaggagattgacaccaggctcatccctaaaagaattactgtctcaactgaaa aaaACATGCTGGAGATCTACGATGATGTCATGGAGGTCACTGCTGGACACATTGCGGCAG TGAAAGTGCCACCTACATCTCTTCACTGGACAGGCTATATATTTTTAGAGTCCAGCTGGTCTGATCTACAGACATGA